The following is a genomic window from Engystomops pustulosus chromosome 11, aEngPut4.maternal, whole genome shotgun sequence.
gtgattgtataaacgtctGTGTATGCATGAATATTTTCAATAGGGAGGGGAATctgctctcctagttacgccactttaTTGTTTGACAAGTGATCTACTGCAAAGACTGCAATGAAAATGAAGGCTTTTATTATTTTAGCAGAGAAAGATTCTTTTACATTTGGTAAATGTGATCTTCAGCATCTTGTAAGCCTGGTATTCATCCCACTACTGAATAAGACAAGCATTGCTTTTCAGGGTCTTCATTAGGAATAAGCTTGTATTTACAGGCTTTCTTATCAAATTCAAAGAAACACCTTTCAGGATCATAGTTGGAAGGTTTTTCAATACTATGGGAAGATAAAATGATAAATAAGAAAGTTCAGAATcttataattaataaatatatacaaaagtaAACTCTCATCATTCTGCAGGAAAGCTCTCCatactatatggcagtgatggcgaacctttgcaaaccagacccacttttttatttaaaagtgccaacacagcaattctagcattaaattattaaaatcttcttgctcagTGCTAAACCACAGCTTTCAACAGTCCCGAGGACACCGATAttgttgacagaaggtgggaaaattcagattccCATTGGAACTTCCCTGAACAGAAAGAATTTAGGGGCCAAGAGCaagagcttcaatggctccaataataatgtgaccatgcccacaccttctcttcctgcagtctcagttaGACCCAGATGCCTCaagtcctgggctacctgggcctgcaggaggttccctcaagtcctgtctggtgacaacagcctgggtgcccactgagagggctcagagtgccacctctggcacccgtgccctaggttcgccactactgctCTATGGTGTGTGTTCTTATGGCAGATGGATCCCCAAAATCTCTCAACCTTACCAAAGAATCATATAATGGCATATGGCATAAAGGCATATAATGTTCTCTCCAAACAcaagggcacatttaataagcagCAAATGAAAGGAGTAGATCGGCACTCACTGAATCCGCTAAAAGGTAAGGTATTCATCCAATTCAGAGGAACAATACAGGCATATAAAAATGGGATGCCATCTCCATCTGACATGTTTCATACCATCAGGTCTTTAGTCATAGACATCATAGACAGCTAAATAACAAACTGATATATAAGTGAACAGCTGTTCAGCAATCAGCTCTCAGAAGGAGACTACTTAACCAAAAAGGTTTTTGGATACTCACAAATGACTGCATTTATCCTAAAGGTCTTCATGTCAGGAATGATTTGATTTTAAATTAATGATGTATCTATTGTTGCTTTTATGTGtattgttttcttttgtttaagaGGCATTGTATATGATGTTTTCCAGGATAGATTGCCGAACACCTGCGTGAATTTGTGTTTCACTTCTGGAGGGTGCGGTATTTCAGTCTGTTCGCTGTCTATGGCATCTATGACTAAAGACCTGAAGGTCTGAAACACATCAGATGGAGATGGCATCCAATTTTTATGATTGTTCATTGCCTGTATTGTTCCTCTGAATTGGATAAAGCTACCTTACGCTTTTACCGAATTCAGTGAGAGCCGATCTACCCCTTTGCTTTGCTGCTTATACCCAGAGAAGTGGAAGACTTTTTCTCATGATTGTGCACTTGGTGGAGTTAGAGCCTGATGCACCAGAAAAATGCGGGGCACTGTTTTGGGGAAGTGCAGAGATGCTAGATTCATGAAGGacctgcaccagaaatcctgaattaggtgtcctctgcacactacacaggcaaactgcacatagagcagttttcacagtttttagtaaatgtgtcccacaatGTTAATCAAACGCAGGATGAACGCACAAATTACATATGTACCTTCCGTTTGCTGGGATCTGAACTAAGGACTCctctaatcactatatacaaaatattttctAAGAACAAATGATGTGTATATCTGCTACACTATAAAGGTCCCTCCAACCAGAAAACAAAATTTTACTTAACCATATGCGTAAATAGTCAAGATAACTGAATTATTCTACTAACATACCAAGCCTCTTAGAAAATGGCAGCTGACTTCTTTAGGGATGCTGCCAGTAAATCACAGACATGACTTTTTGAATTTGGACAATGTTACATTTGTGTttgtgacttacagacaactttcATCCAGTTTAGAAACCACTCTGCAGTGTGTACCAGAAATGTGAATTATTTATGTAAATTTTTTCTGGGAGAAGGGGCTTGCGTTTAGCTTTTGGTCATTTTATAGATATTTAATACTACAGCTGTAACCATGAAAAATGATTAACCCGTCTGATTTTCATAAATTTGATAAAGTTACGACCCAGTAAATAATAGGAAATcggtgttcctcaatgtatttaacatataaaaaaaaaaattaaaaaaaacttactttATACAGCATTTCAAGGACCCATTTTGCAAACATTGGCATTCATAGCAGTCCTCATCTTTCCATTCAGTACCAAAATTGTGCAGCTTTCCATTCCTTTCACAACCTaaagaaaaatgtataataaaaaagcatTTGCATGGGGAAATGTTCCTCAAttcattccttaaaaaaaaataaaataaaaacccttATTAATTCTTTTTCGTATTTACTGCAATTGGACAGCACAGGAAGAAAGAAACCAGTAGAACAGATGCTCAAAATGTGCCCTGTTGGCCTGATTGTGACacagtgggggggagggggtatttatcatgttTGAGCGCATGTtgctcccccctcccaccatgCCAGATATATAACAAGAGGCACTGACCTCCTGATATATCCGGGTGCGGCTGCGCTGCCAGTATATTCTGTCAGGTTTTCCCAGGTGTAGAATTGTTATTTGCCAGAATTGGCATGGGCTGTAGCTTGTGTGTTAGTACCCACTCTGCTGCCCGGCATGGCCCCCTTCATgcacctccatgcccacttggcgcTCATATGTTtctataaatggaaaaataaataggTTGTGATTCAATTATCTGAAGCTTCacagaatttttcaaaagattcgaTTCGGACAGATGAtgccctgtatataacctccccccccccccctgggtccTCTAAAACacttatttgttttttatttgaaTTTGTTTTTAATGAACcctaattcttttgtaaccttggccagatctgtgccttgccacaattctgtcactGAGCTCCGTGggtagttccttagacctcatgattctcatgtgctatgagatgcactatgcactatgagctgtgaggtcttatatagaaaggtatgtgcctttcctgataaagtctaatcagtttaattcaacacagctgaactccaataaaggagtaaaaccatctcaaggaggatcagaagaaaatggacagcatgtgagaatATGAGAATGTGAGAATGTcataatatgagtgtcacagcaaagggtctgaatatttatgaacatttcagtttttattaaacatatctacatttgtttttttctgtttagaaggggtgcagagtgtacattaatgaggaaaaaagaacttttttggtcttacaaattagctgcaatgaaacaaagagtgaaacattaaaAGGGGTCTGCATACCTTCCCTACCCACTGTATAACATATCAATATCTTTTGTGGAATATAACACTTAATTGggcttcagtaaaaaaaaattatcacaaaATCATGTTTTTAGAAAGGTAGTTTACCTGGCAAAACACATACATTCAATTTTTAGCCAAGTGAACAGTTAAGGGAGGATTTATCTgtgttatataatgtatataatctaGTAAATCTGTCATATTCTTAGATTCATTTTATGAAATGTGTTGTAGTTTGACATTTTGGTTCTTTATATTCCTTTAATACCATTACCTTCGAGTGTCAGGCCTTCCTTCAGCTCGGGGGGTTCTGTATACATGCAGCTTGCATTGCACAGAGTGATAAATATACAAGCACTTAGTATCAGATCCACAAGATACTTCTGAAAATAACACAGGAAAAGTAACTCGATTCATGCACTTGTTAAATATCCAATATATTCTAAGTCACTGATTATCAACCTTTCTTCTGCCATTTAATACTGTTTCTCATATTGTGGTGACCCTCAAGCCTAAAATTATTTTTTGGCTACTTCTTTATTGTAATTTTGCTATGGTTATAAAGCGTAACCGTAGTCACGGTTATACTCTCAGTTGTCCAAGGGCCTGCCCAGTTGTAGCCAGTAGTTGAAATACTACCCCCCCCTAGCCACTAGTCACACTGATGCCACAAGTAGTCACAGGAATGTCCCCATCAGCCAGTTACAGTGTTGCCGCAGTAGCCATGCTTCACAGGAATGCCTCTAGTAGCCACCCGTCACAGTGATACCCAGTagcatagggaaaaaaaaaacaacactggGTCATCTTTGGCCATAGGCCTCTGCAGGGCCTGGCTTGTCCTGTCCAGCGCCTGGCTTGGCTTCATCTATTGATGAAGAGCTCCAGTGAACCGCTGCCGTACATGGGAGATGGAAGCCAGGACTCCTCCCTGTGGTGTCTCCGTTCCTAACATCTTCTGAAAACAGATATTTCCTTTGGGCTTAGATGATATCCGTGACCCCCAAAGATGTTGAGtctcacaggttgagaaccactgctataaGTATTAGAATATTTACAGCATTTTAAGCTTGAAAACAATTCCACATGTATTTAAACTTAGTTCAAATTAAGAAAGCAATACTAATACTAAGTCTTCATGTAGCCAGtatataatgaaatgtccactgaaaGTATAACACTTTCTGCCTAATGTATGACATGTTTTCTTCATCTCTGAAGGCTCTGCATCTCTAATTCTCATTTCTAAGATCTTGTGAGAGGAGACTTTCATATAATATATCCCATACAGTGCATTTGAAGTTAACAAGATGTTCTCTCTTTCAGAAGCATTAGCAGCACCATGTAGGACATTATATagaagtacttaaaggggtattcccatttcagcaaataaatcatATTGTTTGaatagtgaaaagttatacaattttccatccaatatactttctatatcaattcatcaaggttgtctagatctctgcttgctatccttctatagaaagctttgtttattttcaggagacagaaatctgaccatggtcacacaggtgcatggctcgttataagaCACCGCCCTGATTACTCTCTATactactaacaagccgtgcacctgtgtgaccatggacagatgcctatccacatgaagtaaacactgaagctctctatagaatgacagcaagcagagatctagaaactgtgaggaattgatacagacagtctattggaaaattgtattgtatttattGTTCAAACAATATCATTAATTTGCAGAAATTGGAACAACCCTTTAAAGGTAATCAATTTATTGGGGTCAAAATTGGAGACAGATTCTCTTCAACAATATTGATGTAAAAAAGTAATTGTGCATCTCTATATTTGATGATGAAACAAAAACAAGAAACAGGGAAACAAGTTAGAGAGTGGGAGAGGAAATTGTATAAAACATATCTTGTGCCCCAGGTATCCACAAGTACaaaaaagaaataagaaaaatgtAGCTGGTAGGACAGATTACATGAGTGCAGTCAAGGGACAAAGCCAGCCGACCACTTTTACAGGATCCTCGACTTCAACAGACAATGTGCCTCTCCAGTATTGTTATCAGATGCTTGGAGCTCCTCCACATGGCTCCTCATAGCTATATCTCCTCAGCCAAATATGTCTCTTAGGGAAAAATCAACTTCCAAATTACAAAAAGCAAACTTCATAAAGGTAAATGGGGCCTTATTGTGCCCTTTGCTCCCCAAATTCCAAAAGCCTAAGATCTAAAGCACAAAAACAAAGCATTGCTGCATAAGTAAGAGGTTAAAGCCACATAAGAATTATAGAATATTTTTCTAATAATTCGATGTGTCCTACTGTAGAACAAAAATCCTTAAATCTATCACATCTTCCCTTCAGAAGATTATAGCACAATAGATTGTAAATGATaatataaaataagaaaagaaataaaaatataaacagtTGTAATGTTTCAGTTCTTACAGGGCGCAAAACACCTTGGAAATTTAGCTAACAAATAACAAAAGCCTATTTATAACTTTATATGTATACAGGGCTGTTTTATTATCCCACGCTTCCCTAATACAGAATATGCCCCCATTAAGGGACCCTTCAATATACAGTTGATATGTACTCCTATACACTTTTATATACAGTACTAAGACCTTTGACTCCTCCCACTAACAAAAATTGTCATTAGGCTCGGGTCTGGAGTCTGCAGGCATGTCTTTTgacattgctgcagttttctactccTCCTATGCTA
Proteins encoded in this region:
- the LOC140105710 gene encoding beta-microseminoprotein-like; translated protein: MKYLVDLILSACIFITLCNASCMYTEPPELKEGLTLEGCERNGKLHNFGTEWKDEDCYECQCLQNGSLKCCINIEKPSNYDPERCFFEFDKKACKYKLIPNEDPEKQCLSYSVVG